ggacaaagaaaatgtTTAGCCATGCTAAACAATCATAATATGTACATGGTGAAATCAGGCAATAAACCATCCATGCATATGTTTAGTCTTGCTGTTTTGACAATATTACTAACAACATTCAGCAAAGACATTCATgttcattattatttattatatgtttATTAAATTGATTTAACCTCTGATTTATTTCAATCAGAGGCATTCTCGCCCCCAACGTTGCCTTATGCTGCTCCAGACAGACTGGCTTTCAAGGACGGCTTTTTGCAACACAAAATAAGAGTTTTTACCACCTTCAGGAAGCCGTGTAAAAGGCCAATGTGAGTGCAATGTTCGCAACAATACACAGGAGGAGACCAAAGGTATGCAAGATGGTCTCAACATGATgcagtgtgtggggtacagctccACTGACTATCACACCCTTCAGAATTTTTGAGTGCTATATATTGaagcataaacatataaataacgaGCGAGCGAGTGTACACAAGTGTAAAATATTAATATTTGTTATGAAATTTACTGTAAAACAAGACACATTGGTGTGCATGTAAAGTGATGCATGTAATTATGTGTATTGATTTTCTAAGTTTTATTATATTAAAACGTCAAGTGATACAACACTGAACAATTTGCGCGAAAAAAGTTTTAATAAAATACATGCAATACGACGTAAACAAAATCAAAAGAAATTAATGCATGGCAACTCTTGGCAATTGTGTGGCCCATGGGACCTGTCTGGGATGCTTGCTCTTTGAGCGAACATGTAATGATGAACATCATAGGCCTATTTTTCAAACCTGCTGCAGCCACGTTAAGTCGATTTGGATTTTTTCTTTATTCTTCCTATGGTAAGGGAATGCATTCTAACATATTTAGAAGAGACATTTTTGTTGTTTAGAATTGATATTTTAAGTGCATCTGGGTGTTGAATGGCACACCCAGTGGCACATAAAATGGCACAATACCTGGGCTGTGCCATTTATCAGTGGAACAGCCCAGGGGTTAATCTTGGCTACAGTACTTACCCATCCATAGGACTGTATGATCCTGTAGCCGAGCCTGGATTGATAAAGAACCGAGATTCTGCTTCAAATGCTTCAAACTTGTGTGTGTGCCCTGAGATAAGGATGTCAGCATCCAGCTGTCTTGCAATGAGGGAGAGGGCTGCTGGATCTCCCCAAGGAACTACTTGATGTCCATGACACATACCAATACGAAACTGTCCAACTGTCACCACTTTCTGCTCGGGATAACTGGTCTGCAACATTAAATAAAAATACATACATCTAAGATTTCATACTACAGTTCTTCTTAAAAGATAAATTAGTATAacattaaattattatttatattaaaattAATATTCAACTAGTTTAATGTGCTGATACATTCCAAAACACACATTTTCAAGAACTTTATTGTAAAATTGGATACATTCCAGAACTAAGAACTTTGTTATAATCAAGATTTTAATACTATACTATATATGaaacaaaatatattttattgACAAAATACACACACCCTTTCCACCacatcccacaggatgggtatggggtgcataataaagaatatATTGAATTGGTGCGAGAGTAGACAGGGATGTACAGTGACACCTTATcttacgaatgcccctctttacgaacTTTTAGGGTTACAAGCGCAATTTCTTTGTAAAATCCAAATCGGGTTACGAACTTTGCCTTGGGTAACGTAGTTTGATAtgcgtgtggccgatttagtgcgTGGTGACACAGCGCCCGCGCCTCAGTGCCTTCCACTTAGTGATAATCGtggctgaattctttgtaaagaacgtgttttttggatttttgggtatttgaacataaaagtaattattatatattttgccatcggttccaagaaagtcagtggtaaggttcaaactaagaaaatagttgtgagtagagaccctacctcattaagaaaatgtgtgaagtatgggaagaattgcaaagttttgttgaaaaaatgcACCCAGATAaaactgtagcaggccgttgcattgaccttttaaatgacaatgtgatgtctcactacagacaagtgttaaaatgtaggaaaAAACAAATGTCTTTAGATAGATTCTtactaagacaagcaagcagtgagccacaaccacgtCCTAGTGGTACTcctgcaaaatgtaggagagagagtaccccagagaagtcatcactgcctgatgttataatggaagggggctCCCCTTGCaagcactaacacctctcctcctcttcccccctcctcaccgtcttccatatgcaAAGAAGTCATCAATAACGGTCAGCAATAatttttatatacagtactttagtactgaagatttgagtgaattaggtataaaatttactttaaagTTAATATTTCTGGGAGTGTGGAACGGATgaattaaatttacattatttcttaggggaaaattcgcttcggtttacGGATTTTTGGGTTACGaaccatctctgggaacggattaaattcgtaagccaAGGTACcacttatggggtgcataataaagaaaggaaTTGAAAAATTGAACTGGAGCAGGAGTAGACAGGGATGTATATCAACCTAGATCTTCATTTCTGACCTATGAAACTTGCTtatttccatagactaggtctaaCTGATCACGTGAACAGAGTCACGAAGTTAGTACATGGCCCACATTCAGCACTGACAACATGGATTTTTCCACACATCCCTGATGGATCATTCCAGCCCATTATATTTTAGAAGGCTTATCCATAGATTCAAAACTTTTCCAAGCACAGCTTTCAAACTGACCACTTAACTGTGACCCTCAACTGCAGCTAGGTGACAGTACAgtatcacatgaaaaacagttttctgACTGCCCACCTCAAATTCTTCCAGATTAGTTCAACATAATTGAAACAATGGCAGAAACCAGATGCCAATCTGGCATTGGTTTCTGCCAGATTGGTTGCACTCAGGCTGGCAGAAACTACTCCACCTCAgttaaaatacagtacagtactgtacttcttTTTCAACATTCAGCAAGTTTATGCTATCCATAAAGGATGATCACCATAGGAAAGGAGGCTATGGACACAAAAGTGCAAGGAAAGCTAGATACAAGGCCCCAGCCAAGGGCCAACAAAACATGAACAGTCTGACTAATGCACGAGCCTCCTGtgtaacctgtgtaagaaatcctccagaaccttgtataccacatacgtaaggccaatcctggagtatgcagccccagcatggagccccataccttgtcaagcacaagacgaagctggaaaaagttcagaggtatgcaactaggctagtcccagaactaagaggcacgagttacaaggaaaggctgcatgaactgtacctcacgtcactggaagacaagagctcaagaagacatgatcaccacatacaaaattctcatgggaattgatGGTAGATAaaaatggattatttaacacaggtggcacacacacacacacacacacacacacacacacacacacacacacacacacacaaggggacacaggtgaaaccttagtacccaaatgagccacagacacattagaaagaactttcagtgtcagagtagttagtaaatggaatgcactaggaagtgatgtggtggaggctgactccttacatagttccaaatgcagatatgatgtaGCTTGAgatgctcagaaatctgtacaccaatagattgacagttgagaggcgggaccaaagagccaaagcacaacccccccccctacaagcacaactgagtacaagcaagcaaccacacacacacaataaaattttacaaaaaggcaaaccaacaaaatcattagagaaaggggtagagaagaataaggagaggaaacatgttcctgaaaattgcatacaccaacataaatggagtgagatcaaagatactggagttaattgatgtaatacagctgcagacaccagacattgttgcattcACGAAGACAAAActtgatattttaaatgaggtcatattaccaaggggctactcagtttggagacgggacataaaaattaggaaagtcagtggcgttgctgtgctggtgaaagaacacctaaaggtaaatgaaACAATGATTGCTAATCCaggagaagttgacataatagcactagagatctgcaatcaggatgataaactaaaaataataaatgcatatagtccaccgccatacAACACATGGTCAATGGAGGAGCTGGATAATAAAGGAGAGgggcttataacaataatgagagagattatagagaGAGCTGATAGAGATAGATCATGACTGttggtagtcggcgacttcaacttgaaatccatagactgggaggcatatgaagctagaacagaggatttttggacttgattcgtaaacctcatcctggaaacattcatgtatcaacatgttaaacaagctacgaagaTGAggaaaggggatgttccctccatgctggatttgatatttaccaggaaagaggaagagatatttgacattcagtacctccctcccttgggtaaaagtgaccaagtctttttgggaataaagtatgcaatgcattataatctggaagaaaatgaggtcgaagcagttgaaaaacctgatttcaggagaggtcattatggggaactcagacatttctttaaggaattttactggaaagatgctgttaggacatgaagtatatgagatgtatgtcaagtttagtgaaatatatgataaaggcacaacaaaattgATACCAAagtagagatgcagaactaggaaacagattggttcaacagaaattgcaagatggccagagaccaaaagacacaaaatggaatcaatataggaagaggccaaactccCAAACATACCTGTGAtaaaaagatgcgagaaacaactacacggcagtgaggagagaggcagaaagaaattttgagattgcggacaaatgtaaaacagaaccagatctattctataaattcataaacaacaaattgcaggtaaaggataatattcagaggttgaaaatgggaaatagattcacggaaaatgaaaaagaaatgtgtgaaacattaaatgaaaagtgccaaagtgagtttgtacaaaatgaaatcttcagggaaccagacaataagaattccagagaacaacatagagcacatagaggtgtctagagacgaagtggaaaaaatgctcaaggagctaagtaagaacaaagctgttggcccagatggaatttcaccacgagttctgagagaatgtgcacctgaactCAGCActccacttcagctgatttttcaagcatctctgtgtacaggagttgtagctgatgtgtggaaaaaggctaacatagttccaatctacaaaagtggctgcagggaagaccccctcaattatagacctgtaccactgacaagtgtaatattcaaaatattggaaaaaataattaaaactaaatggatagaacacctggagaaaagatatatcagacagacagtatggttttcgatctggaagatcctgtgtaacgaatttactcagtttctatgatcgagccacagagattttactggAAAGAGATGgtagggttgactgcatctatctggacctaaaaaaggcttttgacagtttcacataagagattgttctgaaaactggaacatattggaggggtgacaggcaagcgtctaacatggatgaaaaatttcctaaccgatagaaaaatgagggccgtaatcagaggcaatgtatcggattggaggaatgtcacaagtggagtaccacagggttcagttcttgcagtggtaatgttcattgtctacataaatgatctactagatggaatacagaattatgtgaacacgtttgctgatgatgctaagataatagggaagataagaaacctagatgattgtcatgcccttcaagaagacctggatcaaataagtatatggagcaccacttgacaaatggaatttaatgtgaataaatgccatgttatggaatgtggaattggagaacagaccccacacaacctataaataatgtgagaaatctttaatgaattctgacaaagaaaggaatctaggggtggttcaagacagaaaactgtcacctgaggacctcattaagaacaaattgtgtgaggagcctatgctacactttctaacttcagaattgcttttaaatacatggatggagaaatactaaagaaattgttcacgacttttgttagaccaaagctggaatatgcagcggttgtatggtgcccatatcttaagaagcacatcaacaatctggaaaaagtccaaacatatgccactaagtggctcccagaactgaaggacaagagctacgaggagagattagaggcattaaatatgctaaaaccagaagatagaagaaaaagtggcgatatgatcactacatacaaaatagtaacaggaatcgataatactgatagggaagaattcccgagacccggaacttcaagaacacgaagtcatagatttaaactaacgaaacaaagctgccagagaaatataaaattcacttttgtaaacagagtggtagatagttggaacaagttaggggaaaaGGTGGAAGAGGctaaaaccatcagtaatttcaaagcgttatatgacagtgctagGGAGATGGGacacacaagcgtagctctcatcctttaactacacttaggtaattacacacacaaccacaaaaaaaaacaaaatgaatAACAAACAAGAAAAATATTGCAGTGAATGTAAAATCacttttgtattttttatattcTGGAGATGTGGATATATAATGTAGTCCAATCAGATACTCATGTCTACTGCTCAACACTACACATCTACCACATTCCTTTATACTGtaactataaatatatattaatatcaattactcagtatttttaattAATGCTCACtgtttgaaaaaaaaattatggtAAAAGATGCAAAAATGTTTTGAAATAAATTCTTTACATTATTTGTCATTTTAAATTGTTAGTCTCACCTCATCAAAGTCTCCTCGAACAACATGTACGTCTGCTGCCAGAGTTTTAAGGTAGTCATAACTCTCCTTGGTGCAGAGGTTTCCAGTGCAAAGGATGTGCTGAATACGACCTGGTACAAGCAACTTCTTAAATTTTGCTGGCAGTGAACTCATTCGGTGAGGAATATGGAGATCTCCCAACACAAGAACAAGCTGTGGAATATAATTGGTTGAATTATGTAGCTGTTTGTACAATTTTACATGGCAATGGAAAGAAACAATTTCAGTTTTTCTATATTTAATTTAGGCCAACCTGTTGTctaattttaaatatatacaatCCTATAGCCTTTCTCA
The Procambarus clarkii isolate CNS0578487 chromosome 51, FALCON_Pclarkii_2.0, whole genome shotgun sequence DNA segment above includes these coding regions:
- the LOC138351898 gene encoding vacuolar protein sorting-associated protein 29-like isoform X3, producing the protein MSSLPAKFKKLLVPGRIQHILCTGNLCTKESYDYLKTLAADVHVVRGDFDETSYPEQKVVTVGQFRIGMCHGHQVVPWGDPAALSLIARQLDADILISGHTHKFEAFEAESRFFINPGSATGSYSPMDGEITPSFVLMDIQSSTVVTYVYQLVGDEVKVERIEYKKAN
- the LOC138351898 gene encoding vacuolar protein sorting-associated protein 29-like isoform X1; translation: MWLKLVLVLGDLHIPHRMSSLPAKFKKLLVPGRIQHILCTGNLCTKESYDYLKTLAADVHVVRGDFDETSYPEQKVVTVGQFRIGMCHGHQVVPWGDPAALSLIARQLDADILISGHTHKFEAFEAESRFFINPGSATGSYSPMDGEITPSFVLMDIQSSTVVTYVYQLVGDEVKVERIEYKKAN
- the LOC138351898 gene encoding vacuolar protein sorting-associated protein 29-like isoform X2, yielding MLVLVLGDLHIPHRMSSLPAKFKKLLVPGRIQHILCTGNLCTKESYDYLKTLAADVHVVRGDFDETSYPEQKVVTVGQFRIGMCHGHQVVPWGDPAALSLIARQLDADILISGHTHKFEAFEAESRFFINPGSATGSYSPMDGEITPSFVLMDIQSSTVVTYVYQLVGDEVKVERIEYKKAN